GAGATGCCCATGTCCGCGCTAAGAAAATGCGGGCGCAGAATCTCACGCGCTTCTCGGCACAGCTCCGGGATGCTGGTCTTGCGCGGTCTCTTGTGCTTGTGCTCGAACAAATCCGAAATTTCGTCCTTGCTCTTGTGCACAACCGGGGCAACGATGTGCGAGGGCGGCTCGTGCGCAAGCTGCAGAATGTATTCACCGAGATCGGTTTCCACCACTTCAATGCCTGCTTTTTCCAGCACGTCGTCGAGCGCGCACTCTTCGCTTACCATGGATTTGGATTTGACCGCTTTGCGCACAGCGTGCCTTTCCGCTATATCGCAGAGTATGCGATTTACGTCCT
This genomic window from Burkholderiales bacterium contains:
- a CDS encoding LUD domain-containing protein, whose translation is MQITSMYFKARAREKLDDAQLQQSLSKAQGKFVHARADAIRQLENFEGYRDAAAAIRDRVIRDLDLYLEQFEQAATARGAVVHWAETAQDVNRILCDIAERHAVRKAVKSKSMVSEECALDDVLEKAGIEVVETDLGEYILQLAHEPPSHIVAPVVHKSKDEISDLFEHKHKRPRKTSIPELCREAREILRPHFLSADMGIS